GAGTCGGTCATGCGGACCAAGGTCCTGCGCAAGTGAGCTGAGGGCGCGAGTTCTGCACGAACACTCGCGCCTGTCGGTGCCGGTCCATAGGCTGGGAGGAAATCCCGGCTGGAACGGCACGTCGAGCACCTGCCCACCATCGGAACACCACGATCCTCGAGGGGAAAGCACATGGCTGGAGAAACGGTTATCACCGTCATCGGGAATCTGACGGCCGACCCGGAATTGCGGTTCACGCCGTCCGGCGCCGCGGTCGCCAACTTCACGGTGGCGTCGACGCCGCGCACTTTCGATCGTCAGACCAATGAATGGAAAGACGGCGAAGCGCTCTTCCTGCGGTGCAACATCTGGCGCGAGGCCGCCGAGAACGTGACCGAATCCCTGCAGAAGGGGATGCGCGTCATCGTTTCCGGTCGCCTCAAGCAGCGCTCCTTCGAGACTCGCGAAGGTGAGAAGCGAACGGTGTATGAGCTCGACGTCGACGAGATCGGCCCGTCGTTGCGGTATGCCACGGCCAAGGTCACGCGCGCTTCGCGTGGTGGCGGCGGTGGCGGTTTCGGTGGCGGAGGCGGCGCAAGCCGTCCCGCGTCGAGCCAGCCCGCGGCGAACGAGGATCCGTGGGGCTCTGCCCCCGCGGCCTCGGGCGGTGCCTCGGACGAACCACCATTCTGAGATCTATCTGGAGTAATACATGCCAAAGCAAAAGGGTCGGAAGCCCCGCGTCGAAAAGGTCATCAAGGCCAAAGCGTGCAGCTTCTGCAAGGAAAAGGGCCAGGTCATCGACTACAAGGACACCGCGCTGCTGCGTCGGTTCCTGTCGGACCGCGGCAAGATCCGTTCGCGTCGAGTGACTGGTAACTGCGTGCAGCACCAGCGCGACATCGCGATCGCCGTCAAGAACTCGCGCGAGGTGGCGCTGTTGCCGTTCACCTCGACGGGCCGCTGAGCGGGAAGGGATCAGATATGAAACTCATCCTGACTGCCGCTGTCGAGAACCTCGGTGTCGCCGGCGACATCGTCGAGGTCAAGGACGGCTACGGCCGCAACTACCTGCTGCCGCGCGGCCTGGCGATCGTCGCCACCAAGGGCGCCGAGAAGCAGGTCGAGGGCATCAAGCGGGCGCGCGACGCCCGTGAGGTGCGCGACGTGGAGCACGCCAACGAGCTGAAGCAGGCCCTCGAGGGCCTCGCCTCGGTGCAGTTGGGCGTCAAGACGCATGACTCGGGCAAGCTGTTCGGCTCGGTCACCGTCACCGACGTGGTCGGCGCTATCAAGAGCGCCGGCGGCCCCGCCGTCGACAAGCGCAACGTGGAGCTGCCGAAGGGCCACATCAAGGCCACCGGCACCTACCCGGTTGTCGTGAAGCTGCACCCGAACGTCGCCGCCAACGTCGAGTTGGCCGTCGTCGCCGCGGAGTAGACACGCACTAAACGAGAGCCGCCGCCTGGGATTCCAGGCGGCGGCTTTCGTTTTGTCGGTGATCGAGTGGTCTCGTCGGCGGTCGAGTAGTCCCGTCGGTGGTCGAGTGCCGAAAGACAGCGGTCGAGTACCGAAAGACGGTGGTCGAGTGCCGAAAGACAGTGGTCGAGTACCGAAAGACGGTGGTCGAGTGGTCCCCATCGGTGGTCGAGTGGATCCGAGCCGCAAGGCGAGGAACCGTATCGAGACCCCGCACGCCCGACCTCGCTACCGCTACCAGCGCAGGCTCTTGGGCAGCTTGTACTTCGGCGGGTTCGGGCTGTGCACGTCGGCGGGACCGATGAACTTGTGCCACTTGGGGCTGATGACGAATCCGCGGCCGGCGCTCCACATGCAGGAGACGACGGCCGGGCGCGGGCGGGCACAGGTGACGTCGTAGATCGAGATGCTGCGCCCCACGGGCAGCACGGGCGCCCGGAAGTGGGCCTGGGGCACCAAGTTGACCGTCGGTGCGGCAAGGCCCTCCGGGGTGATCCACCAGGGGCCCTGATGGGCCGCCAGGAGCACGCCCTGCATCCCGGCGGGCGCGGTGGCCGGATGGCCCTTGCACGCGACGTAGCCGGGCGCCTGCCCGATGGAGCAGTAGAACGGGGGGCTCTGGAAGAAGGCGCGGCCGTTGTTGTCGTAGTTGTACGAGACGTAGCGCGAGGAGTCGACGGCCGGATACTTGGCGAAGTCGAGTTCGGGCGGCGTTGCGGCTGACGCCACGCCAGGGGCGAGCGCCAGGACGGAGCCGGCCGCGACGATCGCGGTCAGTGCGCGCAGCAGTGCAGTTTTCATTCGGGCATTCCCCCTAAGTTTGCTGTCTCACATTTCACCACGGCGAAGGCCGCTGCGGGTCGGCTGGGGATAAATCTGATCAATCCCGTTGCCCGGATCGACACAGGCCCCGAAAGTTGTGACGCCGTTCACATTGTGTATGCGCGAACAGGGTTGAGGGTTTCCTTGAGACTTGTTCCGGCGCGTTGCGCACGACACGCCGTAACAACCCCAACTCACCCCCTGTGGATTGCGTCTACGCATGCTGATCAGCGGAAACCATCTGCGATACGCGGTTACCGGAAAGTTTTCCCCGGATCTATACACAGCCCGACGCCCACGACGCGAAACAATCCACAGTTTCTCCACAGGCTCCTACACAGCCAGCGTTTGAGGTCGTTTGCGATCACCAATAATCTCTGTCCCGGTAGATCGCCACTGCCCTTCACGACAGCGGCGGCGGGACGGCACCGGGGGACTCCCCGGGAACCTCCCCCGTCGTTGTCAGAGGGTGGGCGTATCAAAGACGTAGGCGGGCCGACGCGGCCCAGAGACCGGGGCTGTCGAGTTCCGAAAGGGGGTGGGCGTGTGTCTGTGACCGAAGACCAGGGTCACGAACCGTTGCCCGAGGATTTGCCGAACGAAGACTTCGGCAGACAGCCCCCGCAAGACCAGGCAGCAGAGCAGTCCGTGCTCGGCGGCATGATGCTCTCCAAGGACGCCATCGCCGACGTGCTGGAGAAGATCCGGCCCGGCGACTTCTATCTCCCGTCGCACCAGGCGGTGTACGACGCGATCCTCGACCTGTACGGCAAGGGCGAGCCGGCCGACGCCGTCACCGTCGCGGCCGAGTTGGAGCGGCGCGGCAACCTCAAGCGCGTCGGCGGCGCCCCGTACCTGCACACGCTGATCTCGACCGTGCCGACGGCCGCGAACGCCGGGTTCTATGCGGAGATCGTCGCGGAGAAGGCGATTCTGCGCCGTCTCGTCGAGGCCGGTACGCGCATCGTGCAGTACGGCTACGCCGGCGGCGAAGGCCAGGACGTGGCCGAGGTCGTCGACCGCGCGCAGGCCGAGGTGTACGACGTCACCGAGCGCCGTACCGCCGAAGACTACGTCCCGTTGGAGCAGTTGCTGCAGCCGACGATGGACGAGCTCGACTCGATCGCGTCGCGCGGCGGCATTTCCCTCGGCGTCCCAACGGGTTTCGCCGATCTCGACAAGCTGACCAACGGGCTGCACCCCGGGCAGATGATCATCGTCGCGGCACGCCCCGGCGTCGGGAAGGCACTGGCCCTCGACACTCCCCTGCCGACGCCCGACGGCTGGACGACGATGGGCAACGTCTCCGTCGGCGACATGCTCCTCGACGCCGACGGGAAGCCGACGCGGGTGGTCGCGAGCACCGACGTGCTGACCGACCGGCCGTGCTACGCCGTGCGGTTCAACGACGGCGGCGTGCTCGTCGCCGACGCGCAGCACCAGTGGGAGGCGCAGCTGGGCGAACACACCGTCGTCGCGACGACCGAGCAGCTGCGCTCGCATATCGGGTGCGCGTCCGTGCGCAATGCCTCGCCGCTCGAGTTGCCGAAGCGACGTTTCGCGTACGGGCCGTACACGGTGGGCGCCCTGGCCGGGATGGCGTTCGACGACCCGGAGATCGGGATGCGCATCGACGCCGAGGGCGAAGTCGACGTGATGACGCTGATGTCGGATCTGGGCGGGCAGGTGCCCGTCGAGTACCTGCGCGGCTCGATCGCACAGCGACGCGCGCTGCTGGCGGGCATTCTCGACGCCCGCGCGGTGGTGGAGGACGACGGGCGGATCACCGTCGCCGCCGCAACCCGGCACATGACGTTCATCGTCGCCGATCTGGTTGCCGGCCTGGGGTATTCGTACCGACGGCTGGCGTCGGGGTGGCTGAGCGTCGACGCCGACGACGACGTGTTCACCGTTCACCACAAGGCGATCCGCCACAAGGAGCTGCGGCAGCCGTCGCGGTCGCGGCGGATCGTGGCGATCACACCCGTGCCGACGGTGCCGGTGCGCTGCGTGCAGGTGGACAACGCCGATCACCTGTACCTGGCCGGCGAGGCGATGGTGCCGACGCACAACTCGACGCTGGCGATGGACTTCCTGCGGTCGTGCTCGGTCCACCACGGGCTAACCAGCGCCATGTTCTCGTTGGAAATGAGTAAGAACGAGATCGTCATGCGCCTGCTCTCGGCCGAGGCGAAGGTGAAGCTGGCCGACATGCGCGCCGGCTCGATGAGCGACGACGACTGGACGCGCCTGGCGCGCCGGATGGGTGAGATCTCCGAGGCGCCGCTGTTCATCGACGATTCGCCGAACCTGACGATGATGGAGATCCGCGCGAAGGCGCGCCGCTTGAAGCAACGGCACGACCTGAAGATGGTCGTGGTGGACTACATGCAGCTGATGACGTCGGGCAAGAAGGTCGAGTCGCGTCAGCAAGAGGTCTCGGAGTTCTCGAGGTCGTTGAAGCTGTTGGCGAAGGAACTCGAAGTTCCGGTGATCGCCATCTCCCAGCTGAACCGTGGTCCGGAGCAGCGTACCGACAAACGTCCCCAGGTCTCTGACCTGCGTGAGTCGGGATCGCTAGAGCAGGATGCCGATATGGTGATCCTGCTCCACCGCCCCGATTCGATCGAGCGCGACGACCCACGAGCCGGCGAGGCCGACATCATCGTGGGTAAGCACCGTAACGGGCCCACCGCGACCATCACCGTGGCCCACCAACTCCACCTCAGCCGCTTTGTGGACATGGCGCGGGGTTAGGGTATCCCCTTGTCGAGATGCAGCGAAGATTAGCAAGGTGGTCCCGCTTGTTTAACAAGCCTGATCACGGCGTAAGAATCGCCCTGACTAGGGCAAACATGGTCAGGCGAGCGTTGCCCGTAGCCCGCGTTTCGGTATGATTTCCTGCTAATTTTGCCGGGGAATCTATTCCTGGAAATCGCCGAGTGCGCGGGTGAAACCGGGCGACGAAGGGGCTGAAGTGACCGGCGGCTGGCGGCAGGCTATCGGCGATTGGCTTGTGGGATGAGCTCGTCTAATTCGCAGATGACGTTGGTGCTGGTTTTGGGGATGTGCTCGGCGGATTCGACGCTTGCTCGGTGACTCCGTGACCGGGCTTGGTCAGCGGAAGGGTTGCGAGGTGCTTCTGGAGCCGCTTCGACATCGGCATGAACGTGACGAAGGTCAGGCTTCCCGAGACAACCGCGCCTACCAGCGGCACGACCTTGGCTGCGCTCTTGGCGAAGACCTGCTTGGTCATCTGAATGCCCAGGAGCCCTGCAACCTTCTTGACCACCGGATATATCGCACCCTTGGTGAGAGCCTTCTGCGGCAGCTTCCTGGCCACTTCACTTGCGATCAACTTCGAGACTTGCGCCACGCCGGCCTGGGCCGCGTTCACGCCAAACATCACGCCGATGAACAGCGTGAGCATGCTTTCGGTCGCGGAGTCCATTCCGTCGGCGCTGTCGTCGAAGAGCTCCGGCCAGCTGTAGATGTAGGCGAGCTTCTGGACGACGCGAAGAAGGTGCCCATAGTACTGCGCGATATCAGCCGGGACCGTGCCGATCGCTGCGAGGCCTCCAGGGATGCCGGCTGCCGTGGAAAGTGTCGTCACCTTGCCGGTCTCGAACTTGATCACGCTGTTGGCGATCTTGTCGATCACTTGAGGTGTTACGCCTGCTTCGGCCGGTGTTGTGGCGATAGCGAGTTTGATCTGCTCGTCGGTGCAGTATCGCTTCAGCTCTCTGCGGAGGAAGGCCTCCCGGTTGATCTGCACACCCGGCAGCTGAGCCGATGCCTGCAGCGTCTGCTCGAACTTCGTCGACGGAGCGACCTGATTGCCTTTGGCCATGGGAGCAACCTATCGCAGCCTTCCGACACGGACCGCTGATGGGGCGAAGGAGACGTCGGCCTATCACCCGAAATGCCTCGCTGACCGATTGTCGACTTGCTCCCTTAGTAGCCCTTCGACCTCGATTTCTTGCTAGATTTGGTGCTAATTCCTGCGGAAGCGGAGGTGTCACTTGACCGAGAGTTCCCGCGCGGCGGTGACGTGGCGGTTCCGATTCGCTGGCGACAAGGTGTCCCGCGTGTTGAACTGGCGGTCCGACGGTCCGCCGGATCTCGCACGTGTAGTTCCGATTCGCAAGCCTCGATCCTCGGAACGTCACCGGCACATACCTGTCACTGCGTATTCACTGACCATGCGCGACCACCTAGAACTCGAGTCGGGCCTCGAGCATGACCTCTTGCGACGCCTGGACCGGCTCAACGATATCGTCGCGCTGATACCGCAACCGTGTCAGCTGAAGCGGGGCGGATCGTCCTCGGCGAAAAACACGCCCGACTTACTCAGCCTTGACGACACCGGGGCGGTAACGCTCTGGAATGCACGCCTGCCGCACAAGATGGACGACAAATTCAAGCTTCAGGTCGCAATGGTCGAGGCCGCCTGCGCGAATGTGGGATGGCGTCACGAGGTATTCAACGGACTCGACCGCGTAGAACGCCTAAACCTTCTGTGGCTGCACGGCTACCGCCGAAGGCCTTCCTGGTATGACCAGGTGGCTGGCGAGATCGGGAAGGAAGCAAGTAACGACGCCGCGACTCTGGGCTCCCTATTTCGTCTGGATACCGGAAACGGGGAGGCCATCGCCGTGGTCTGGCACATGGTCTGGTCCGGTGAGCTGGATACCAACCTCTCGAAGCGATTGACGATGGAAACGCCAGTGCGCGCGGGACTGGTGGCGTAGTGGACACAAGTCGCACAGTGGTTGAGGTCGGTGGCCGACTTCTGACTGAGTGGGGAACCGGTCTGGTGACAGCGGTATCAGCGGCCGGCGTAGACCTCCGCACCAGCGTCGGCGATTCCTTGCACGTCGATTGGCCCGAACTCGCAGAGGTGCGAGTCGTGGTCGATGGCGATGTAGCGCCAATCAGACCGGCGCTCCGCCCGTACTGGGATGGCCTGTCTGAGGAAACGCGCCGAGCCGCCCTCGACAAACTTGAAATCGTGCATGAGATACTGACCGGCTACCGGGACGGTCACGCCGAACTCGCGCGCGATGGCGAACCGCGCCCACCCTTCGGCGAAGGCTTCGGCGTCTCCGAGGCGGCGCGCTGTCGCGCGATGGCGGTCGCGTTGCAGCAAGAAGCTGTGGGAGATCGTGCCCTACAACGCCGCATCGCGAACGGTGAGATCAAGCGATCGGCTCCGGTCGACAGCACCATCCGCAACTGGGTGCGTGCATGGAAACGCGACGGACTACTCGGGCTCCTCGATGCCAGATCCCTGCGTCGCGAACAGACGTGGGAGCGAATCGATGAGCGCTATCGGACTGTTGCTGAGTTGGTCTTCGCCACCCTGGACGGAGATCGGGCGGACGCCAACATCAGCGAGCTTGATCGGCGGATCAAGGTTGAGCTCAAGCGTGCAGGGCACGTGGATGTCTCCACGCCGCAGCGTCTGACGGCAGAGTATCTCGCGCACCTCAAACGGGGCGCGGGCGCAACAACCCGCACCCAGAGAAGCCGGTCGCTACAGCGCGTGTCGGGCAAAGAGCACTTCCCCGCAATCAGGCCTGGGCAAATAGTCGCCATCGACGCCACGAGGGCGGACAACCTCGTATACGACCCGCTTCTCGGGCGACCCTTCAGCGTCGAAATCCTCACTGCAATCGACGTCGCCACCAGAGTGGTCCTCGCACTGCGCGTGGTGCCGAAGAGCGCCGATGGAATCGATGCCGGGCTACTTCTCTACGACATCTGCCGCCCGTTCTCGATGATGGTGGAGGGCACCACCATCAGTCACTGGCGCTGGGCCGGTTTGCCCCAAGTCGTCGACGCTTCTGATGTCGCGGTCAACGTTGGGCGCAGAAGTGTTGCACCCGATTTCACTACGCTTCAAGGAGAGCACCACATCCCTGGCGTCATGCCGGACGCGATCCGCGCCGACCACGGTTCGATCTTCGTGTCCGATCACTTCCGCGCGATTCTGCGCGACTTCGGGATTGACTTGTTGCTCAGTCGCGGGAAGAAGCCAACGGACAACCCCCACGTTGAACGCTGGCACGAGACGCTACAACGGGCCGTTCAACAGCTCCCCGGCTACAAAGGTCGCAATACCTCGGAGCGCGGTCGATTGGTCGCCGAGGAGGCATTGGTCACGGCCGCCGAACTGGAAGAACACCTTCGGCGATTCGTCGCCTTGGACTACCACCGGTCGTGGCACACAGGCTTGGTTATCGGTGGTGAGCCCACCGCTCGCACCAGTCCTTTGGAGCTCTGGGACATCATGCTCGACGTCACCGGCCGTATCGACGTACCGCAGCGTGCAGACATGATCTATCAGATGCTTCCGGTCAAGTGGGGCACAGTCGGAGTCGCAGGTGTCGAGTTTGCTGAGATGGTCTACGACGGCAAGCTGCTCGATGATTTTCGGAATGTCGCACGGGGCCAGTTCAGGGACGACGACAACAAGGTTCCCTTTCTTGTCGACCCGCACGACTTGTCGAGCATCTGGTTCCCGCACCCCGAGACCGGCCGTGTACGCCCCGTTGCGTGGCGAGGATCTTTCTTCACTGACGCGCCGATGACCGATACGATCGTTCAGGCTGTTAGGCGGCGCGTCCGCGAACGCGGCGGCAACCACATTCTGAGTCGGGGCTCAGCGCAGCGGCAGATCCTCGACGAGCTCACGGAACTCACCTCTGGGCCCGTTCCAACTGACTGGACTGCCAAACTGTCAGCCGCGCACCGCAGAGTTGAACAATCGCGCAAAGACCACGAAGAAGCTCAGGCAGCCCAAGGTGCAACCCGCGACGAAGCCACTCAGTCGGGCGGCAACGAAGCACGCACCAAGACGCCCCATACCGATTCACCCCAGGACGACGTTCCCTTGGACATCCTCGACGTCCCGTGGCCGACGATGCGGGCCGACTCCTGATGGACTCTCTCGCTTGGCATTTGGCTTGCACCAAAACGGAGTTGCCAGAACCACCTCTGTACACGTCGGCTGGTTGGGACAGGATGACATCCGAGGACCGCTCGCGGGCGGTCGATGCGCTGCGTCAATGGATGAATGGACTCTACGTCGAAACGGCCGAGACCCGCGCAGTCGCAGACCGACTCACTGAGATCGTGCAGGAGAATTCTGAAACGGGCCCCGGTGCGAAGGCAATAGCGTCGGTCACAGGCGCAAGCACGCTCGGGAAGAGCACGGCGGTCCGCCGCTGGGCCACAAGGAAATACGTGGAATGGATCGTAGGCGCACCGAAAGGCCCTGCAGAACTGCCCACGTGGAACCCTCAGCCAACGATCGACGCAGACCTATGCCCCGTCGTTTGGGTCAACCTGCAATCTGGCTCGATGGTCAAAGGATTCAACTCCCAAGTCCTTGACTTCTTCCGCTTATCCGCCAGCGGCGCCGCCCACCAGACGTCAACCGCCGCGGTCAGGGCATTGGCACGCCACGGCGTGCGCACCCTTCTCATCGACGACTTCCATCTACTGCGTACCAACTGGAAGGGCGGCCGGGAGGTCCTCGATCACGTGAAGTACATGAACACCGAGCTCGGCGAATTCAACGCCAGCTTAATTCTGGTTGGGACAGACCTCGAATCCAGTGAAGCCATGAGCGATGCCCAGCTTATCGGCCGCCTCCAGCCAATGAGCTTCAGTCCTTACGGAATCGAGACTTCGGAGGAGCAACACGCGTGGCAGCAACTGCTCTACGGGCTGGAAGGTTATCTCCTTCCGCATCTCCCTCGGGCAAGCGAAGGGCTTCTCACTTCACAGCTCGCGGGGCCCATCTGGAAGCGATCTCAGGGCTACGTCGGTGACGCGACACGCCTCCTCCGCATTGCGACACTTGCAGCGATCGCCGACGGCACGCACACGATCAACCCAGAACACCTGAAGGAAGTCCGCCTCAGTAAACGAGCGCACGCAGCAGAGGCGGAAATCGATCTTCGGCGCCGCAGCAAGCAGAGCAGGGTGTGATGTCACCGGCAGACAACGGAAGGGGGCTATCCATGCGAGAGCCTCGTATCGGCTATCTGCCTGCTCGACCGATTCCAGCCGACGATGAATCGCTGGAGTCCTTCGTATTGCGCGCGGCGACGGCGAATTGCACCACCGTCACCAAGATCCTTGGTCGAAGTCAGTTATCGCGATCAGCGTCTGACTACGAGCCGATTCTGCGGCACCTGGCCACGCTGACGCGCCAGCCATTCTCGCGCATTTCGGCGATGACCCTTGATGACTGCCATAGTCGAGTGCTCGCGAAGGAAGGCTGGCTGGCAAGTGAGTGGGGTCAGCATTGCCGTTGCGCCCCAAACGGAGTGGCACGGCGAGAGTGGGCTTTGGCTCTGTCTCCGGTCTGCTTCTACTGCGGGCACCTCATCGGGATGCCCGGTAGTGGCACTGCGCAGTTGACCAGAGTTCCCAATCGGATTCTGTCGGTCTGCAAGGAGGTCTCGTCCGCTGCACACAGATCTACGACTGACTTCGATGCACTCGACCGACTTGAGTGTCTCCGTGCGGAACTACCCTCGGTGGCTCGTCGGCTCAGTCGAGGATCTGCACACTGGATCCCAGCTGATGCTCAGTTGGTGACCACTGCGACGGCAGATCTTGCGACGAGTCACGAGTCCGAGGAAGAGCTACCGCGATCTCCTGCCGTTCGTGCACTGGCCATCGCAATGGCCTGGGAAGAACAGCGAACGTGGCTGACACCACGAGTATCTCCACATCCACGTCCCACTCCTGTCCGACCAGAGAATTCTGAAATACCCGATTCGCAGGTCTTCACTCGACGGGTACTCCGCACAGGCGCGAAGACTGTCAAGACCATGCGGTTACCGAAGAGCTCAGTCCGCCATCCACGCGGCGAAGATCTGATGCGGCTGGCGCTTGGCCATACGCAATTGACGCTTGACCACATCCCAGGGATCTACCGGCAAGAAGGCGAACCGTTCGTGCTCGACCCCGCCCAGTGGTTGTGGCGTTCCAGAGTCGCGCTACTTCTCAGTCAATGTGTTCGGTTGCGCGATCATTGGAGCCTTGCCGACGAGCCGACCTACCGTCTGACGAAAGCTGGTAGCTACTCGATTTGCATAGGGGCGTGGCCGAAATGGACTCCGATCTTCCACCGCGAGAGCGACATTGCCCATGCGATGAATCTGGCGCGAGCTCTATGCCTCGACGAGCTCGTCAACTACCGTGAGCGCCGCGACGCGTTAAGACGGATTGAAGCCGCCCCGCCGGACCTGGTCGGCACCCTGCCCGCAGCCGCCCGGAACTTCGATGGCTGCGCCCGGCTCGCCGCATCTTGGATGTGGTTCGATGCAACCTGTGATAGCCCGCGTACATGGCCAGACGCCGAACACCTGAAAGCATTTGACGCTGCGCTCAACCCCGAAGGCCGTCTCATCCTCCGCAGTGCCGCCGAAGCGATCTGCGTCGCCGACGAAGATCTTGTGCGTCAGGTTGGGAGTGGAGACTTCGGTGTGGTGGATTCGGACCGAGTCTCAGAAGAGGACCGGACTCGTGTGGGCGCGTGACTTCCAGTCGCTCGCCCACTGCGGGCGCTACCAAACCGCGACGGCGATGGAGCCTCTGAGCTAATGCTCCCCGCTCGAGTTGCAATCGATCCACGCGAGTCGCTTGATTCGTACCTCGAGCGGATTGCACTTGTGAACGATCTGACGACCAAGAGTCTTGTCCGCATGCTCAAGGAGAACCGGGACGGATCGTCGGTCTCGACGGCTTTCATGCTGGTCCGGCCTAGCGATGAGCTCGTCGGCCGAATAGTGGATCTCACTGGGCTGGGGGCATCGGCCGTCGAGAATTCGACCTTGTTGCGTTACGACGGAGGCGCGCCACTCAACCTCGACGGCTTCGACCCGCTCGATCGGGCGAGCTACCGCGCCATCGTTTGCCAGGGGTGGTTCCCGCAGCATGGGACGCAACTATGCCCACTCTGCCTATCGCACGACGGAATCTGGCAGCTGTCGTGGAAGCTACCGGTGTCGACAGTGTGTCCCGACCACGGCGTCTACCTGGTCGCTGAGTGTTCAAGATGTAGCCGGCGCTTTCGAACGCGACACCACAGTCCGCTGCGTCCTCGGCTCGATGAACACCAGCCGTGCGGGAATCCGCTCGGATTCTCGGCTCCCTGCCGACACTCCATCCTGAGAGAGAAACCGACGGCTGCATCCGAAGGTGCAATTCGGACCGCAACACGGGTTACGGCCGCTATCCAAGGCGAAGAAACGAGCGTTCTCGATGGCGCTCTCGCGCCCCCCGCGTACCTCGCAGAAGTCCGAAACTTAACCACTCTTCTACTTCACCTCGCATCCCGGTCTCGCGCAAGGGGTTTCGTCGAATGGGCCGGAGATCTCCAAGCCGAAGCCGCTGGTCGCACAACTGAGCTTCGAGGGCCTCGGTGGGGTATTCAGCCGCCGACAAGTGCAGTCACCCGCGGTGAAGCACT
This genomic interval from Gordonia sp. X0973 contains the following:
- a CDS encoding single-stranded DNA-binding protein, producing MAGETVITVIGNLTADPELRFTPSGAAVANFTVASTPRTFDRQTNEWKDGEALFLRCNIWREAAENVTESLQKGMRVIVSGRLKQRSFETREGEKRTVYELDVDEIGPSLRYATAKVTRASRGGGGGGFGGGGGASRPASSQPAANEDPWGSAPAASGGASDEPPF
- the rpsR gene encoding 30S ribosomal protein S18; this translates as MPKQKGRKPRVEKVIKAKACSFCKEKGQVIDYKDTALLRRFLSDRGKIRSRRVTGNCVQHQRDIAIAVKNSREVALLPFTSTGR
- the rplI gene encoding 50S ribosomal protein L9 — translated: MKLILTAAVENLGVAGDIVEVKDGYGRNYLLPRGLAIVATKGAEKQVEGIKRARDAREVRDVEHANELKQALEGLASVQLGVKTHDSGKLFGSVTVTDVVGAIKSAGGPAVDKRNVELPKGHIKATGTYPVVVKLHPNVAANVELAVVAAE
- the dnaB gene encoding replicative DNA helicase, whose translation is MSVTEDQGHEPLPEDLPNEDFGRQPPQDQAAEQSVLGGMMLSKDAIADVLEKIRPGDFYLPSHQAVYDAILDLYGKGEPADAVTVAAELERRGNLKRVGGAPYLHTLISTVPTAANAGFYAEIVAEKAILRRLVEAGTRIVQYGYAGGEGQDVAEVVDRAQAEVYDVTERRTAEDYVPLEQLLQPTMDELDSIASRGGISLGVPTGFADLDKLTNGLHPGQMIIVAARPGVGKALALDTPLPTPDGWTTMGNVSVGDMLLDADGKPTRVVASTDVLTDRPCYAVRFNDGGVLVADAQHQWEAQLGEHTVVATTEQLRSHIGCASVRNASPLELPKRRFAYGPYTVGALAGMAFDDPEIGMRIDAEGEVDVMTLMSDLGGQVPVEYLRGSIAQRRALLAGILDARAVVEDDGRITVAAATRHMTFIVADLVAGLGYSYRRLASGWLSVDADDDVFTVHHKAIRHKELRQPSRSRRIVAITPVPTVPVRCVQVDNADHLYLAGEAMVPTHNSTLAMDFLRSCSVHHGLTSAMFSLEMSKNEIVMRLLSAEAKVKLADMRAGSMSDDDWTRLARRMGEISEAPLFIDDSPNLTMMEIRAKARRLKQRHDLKMVVVDYMQLMTSGKKVESRQQEVSEFSRSLKLLAKELEVPVIAISQLNRGPEQRTDKRPQVSDLRESGSLEQDADMVILLHRPDSIERDDPRAGEADIIVGKHRNGPTATITVAHQLHLSRFVDMARG
- a CDS encoding TnsA-like heteromeric transposase endonuclease subunit; its protein translation is MLNWRSDGPPDLARVVPIRKPRSSERHRHIPVTAYSLTMRDHLELESGLEHDLLRRLDRLNDIVALIPQPCQLKRGGSSSAKNTPDLLSLDDTGAVTLWNARLPHKMDDKFKLQVAMVEAACANVGWRHEVFNGLDRVERLNLLWLHGYRRRPSWYDQVAGEIGKEASNDAATLGSLFRLDTGNGEAIAVVWHMVWSGELDTNLSKRLTMETPVRAGLVA
- a CDS encoding transposase — translated: MVDGDVAPIRPALRPYWDGLSEETRRAALDKLEIVHEILTGYRDGHAELARDGEPRPPFGEGFGVSEAARCRAMAVALQQEAVGDRALQRRIANGEIKRSAPVDSTIRNWVRAWKRDGLLGLLDARSLRREQTWERIDERYRTVAELVFATLDGDRADANISELDRRIKVELKRAGHVDVSTPQRLTAEYLAHLKRGAGATTRTQRSRSLQRVSGKEHFPAIRPGQIVAIDATRADNLVYDPLLGRPFSVEILTAIDVATRVVLALRVVPKSADGIDAGLLLYDICRPFSMMVEGTTISHWRWAGLPQVVDASDVAVNVGRRSVAPDFTTLQGEHHIPGVMPDAIRADHGSIFVSDHFRAILRDFGIDLLLSRGKKPTDNPHVERWHETLQRAVQQLPGYKGRNTSERGRLVAEEALVTAAELEEHLRRFVALDYHRSWHTGLVIGGEPTARTSPLELWDIMLDVTGRIDVPQRADMIYQMLPVKWGTVGVAGVEFAEMVYDGKLLDDFRNVARGQFRDDDNKVPFLVDPHDLSSIWFPHPETGRVRPVAWRGSFFTDAPMTDTIVQAVRRRVRERGGNHILSRGSAQRQILDELTELTSGPVPTDWTAKLSAAHRRVEQSRKDHEEAQAAQGATRDEATQSGGNEARTKTPHTDSPQDDVPLDILDVPWPTMRADS
- a CDS encoding TniB family NTP-binding protein; translation: MTSEDRSRAVDALRQWMNGLYVETAETRAVADRLTEIVQENSETGPGAKAIASVTGASTLGKSTAVRRWATRKYVEWIVGAPKGPAELPTWNPQPTIDADLCPVVWVNLQSGSMVKGFNSQVLDFFRLSASGAAHQTSTAAVRALARHGVRTLLIDDFHLLRTNWKGGREVLDHVKYMNTELGEFNASLILVGTDLESSEAMSDAQLIGRLQPMSFSPYGIETSEEQHAWQQLLYGLEGYLLPHLPRASEGLLTSQLAGPIWKRSQGYVGDATRLLRIATLAAIADGTHTINPEHLKEVRLSKRAHAAEAEIDLRRRSKQSRV